The following proteins are co-located in the Paenibacillus sp. JNUCC32 genome:
- a CDS encoding sensor histidine kinase: MGSFLQIKIYRHKFIAYVIFVVVIGLTLGTLTSAMLLNQWVGNARIEAANAFARVENELQYDADRIEAYMQRIYSNPGLMDDARSFLSSSAEGYLTSRLQNSHFSQPLVSFPEDVKTYLYSWAQGEITQISLHTGQYGNVVRFNEHGITSFTFGLPNTDEAFRDTIMKGFVYRKKLSNPTAGAQEFGEMRFLVSSEQIFKSIRNFRFGNAAAVSATGETYLIGNGQDQDLEELSRLAEADGRSHGFISRGVRKHVLFVSFPSTKFNFKFISIIDLSMLIRQHAGMLVAIFLIVLTAMVSVLLLIAYNMRDDALFLRRIIQSIGRVKMANFTPNRPARYRRNEYGMIARELDDMIQQLDKHIRNEYLLKIKQQETEMKALQHQINPHFLYNTLEVIRSTALVNQDRDTADAIATLGTLYREIVKKENIISIASELELLQKYLEIMEFKYPERFYYQINVEPALHSIPTVKFWMQPLAENFFIHGFNANHEFNLYVVNGFEADDGYVLEFVDNGSGIPPERLDIVRSTLSNHDETSSHSIGLRNVYTRLHFFYGNGLSIDIENNEEAGVKISVRISKEVIEHVQTDDCG; this comes from the coding sequence ATGGGCTCATTTTTACAAATCAAAATCTATCGCCACAAGTTTATTGCCTATGTCATCTTCGTCGTGGTCATCGGTCTGACGCTTGGTACGCTGACCAGTGCCATGCTGCTGAATCAATGGGTGGGCAATGCCCGCATCGAGGCGGCTAATGCCTTTGCGCGCGTGGAGAATGAGCTGCAGTATGATGCTGACCGAATCGAGGCTTACATGCAGCGCATCTACTCCAATCCCGGACTGATGGACGACGCTCGCAGCTTTCTAAGCAGCAGCGCGGAAGGCTATTTAACCAGCAGGCTGCAGAACAGCCATTTCTCCCAGCCGCTGGTTTCGTTTCCCGAGGATGTGAAGACCTATCTGTACAGCTGGGCGCAGGGCGAAATCACGCAGATTAGCCTGCATACCGGCCAATACGGCAATGTCGTACGTTTTAATGAGCATGGGATAACAAGCTTTACCTTCGGGCTGCCGAATACGGACGAGGCGTTCCGCGATACGATTATGAAGGGCTTCGTCTATCGCAAGAAACTGTCGAATCCGACGGCGGGCGCTCAGGAGTTCGGGGAAATGCGCTTTTTGGTCAGCAGCGAACAAATCTTTAAATCCATTCGAAATTTCCGGTTTGGCAATGCCGCCGCGGTCAGTGCTACCGGCGAAACCTACCTCATCGGCAATGGGCAGGACCAGGACTTGGAGGAGCTGTCCCGACTGGCCGAGGCAGACGGCCGCAGCCATGGTTTTATATCGAGGGGTGTACGGAAGCATGTCTTGTTCGTTTCCTTTCCGTCCACCAAGTTTAATTTCAAATTTATTAGCATCATTGATTTATCCATGCTGATTCGTCAGCATGCCGGGATGCTGGTCGCCATCTTTCTGATCGTATTGACGGCCATGGTCAGCGTGCTTCTTCTCATCGCATACAATATGCGGGACGATGCCCTCTTCCTCCGCCGCATCATTCAATCGATCGGACGGGTGAAAATGGCCAATTTTACGCCGAACCGCCCCGCCCGGTACCGTCGCAACGAATACGGCATGATCGCCCGGGAATTGGACGATATGATTCAGCAGCTGGACAAGCATATCCGCAATGAGTATCTGCTCAAGATCAAGCAGCAGGAAACCGAAATGAAAGCGCTTCAACACCAAATCAACCCTCATTTTTTATACAATACGCTGGAGGTTATCCGTTCCACGGCGTTAGTGAATCAGGACCGAGACACCGCCGACGCCATTGCTACGTTAGGCACGCTCTATCGTGAAATCGTCAAAAAGGAAAATATCATCTCGATTGCTAGCGAGCTGGAATTGCTGCAGAAGTACTTGGAGATTATGGAGTTCAAGTATCCCGAGCGTTTTTATTATCAAATCAATGTCGAGCCGGCGCTGCACTCGATCCCTACCGTGAAATTCTGGATGCAGCCCCTGGCTGAGAATTTTTTCATTCATGGCTTTAACGCGAATCATGAGTTTAATCTGTACGTCGTCAACGGCTTTGAAGCGGATGATGGTTATGTGCTGGAATTCGTGGACAACGGAAGCGGGATTCCGCCGGAACGTTTGGATATCGTTCGCAGCACGCTGTCCAACCATGATGAAACTTCTTCCCATAGTATCGGACTGCGTAACGTATATACGCGCCTTCATTTCTTTTATGGAAACGGCCTTTCGATCGATATTGAGAATAATGAGGAAGCTGGAGTCAAGATTTCCGTGCGGATTTCAAAAGAGGTGATTGAACATGTACAAACTGATGATTGTGGATGA
- a CDS encoding ABC transporter substrate-binding protein, translating to MKRALKFISTLCVLTLMLTALAACGGSKPAPATDGSQATPDTSNDTETASKDVPTLTWWTIGGQVPNNFSKAVDAMNAYTAEKIGVKVDIKVASWGEWDTKMNTIVNTGEPFDIMFTNSGKYSKQVAMGAFADITDLVQSETPDLYKLIPEKVWEGTKIGGKYYSVPTYKDSALTQYWVFDDKYVQKYNIDINNIKTLQDLDKPLHDMKAGEGKSFYPLPMTQGEGLNGFFNDYDDLTLGFPPIGVKADDASRTVVSVLEQPDVVANLKLLHQWYQDGIINPDAPTKTENDKGRPFFAAQAFPGAEISWQINDAIEKYDMVQHYGPIYTTSTIQGSLNAISANSKYKKEALKYLELVNTDPKLRNMLAFGELGVDYNNVDGEKVIERTSDTWPLAAYTQGTFFNLAVTKGAPEDQWEQVKKLNDAATSSTVLGFALDITDLQTEVANCQAVWDKYKYEIITGASDPEKVIPKVTAELKSAGMDTIMQAAQEQINNYFK from the coding sequence ATGAAAAGAGCATTAAAGTTCATCTCTACGCTGTGCGTGCTGACGCTTATGTTGACTGCTTTGGCAGCCTGCGGCGGCTCGAAGCCTGCACCTGCGACAGACGGATCCCAAGCGACGCCGGACACATCCAATGACACCGAAACGGCAAGCAAGGATGTACCGACGTTGACCTGGTGGACCATCGGCGGCCAAGTGCCTAACAATTTCAGCAAAGCGGTGGATGCCATGAATGCCTACACGGCCGAGAAGATTGGCGTGAAGGTCGACATCAAGGTAGCCAGCTGGGGCGAATGGGACACCAAAATGAATACCATCGTGAATACCGGCGAGCCATTCGACATCATGTTCACGAACAGCGGTAAATACAGCAAGCAAGTGGCTATGGGCGCGTTTGCCGATATTACGGATCTGGTTCAGAGCGAAACGCCGGACTTATACAAATTGATTCCCGAGAAGGTATGGGAAGGCACAAAGATCGGCGGCAAATATTATTCCGTTCCGACTTACAAGGATTCCGCGCTGACGCAGTACTGGGTATTCGATGATAAGTACGTGCAAAAGTACAATATCGACATCAACAATATCAAAACATTGCAGGACCTGGATAAGCCGCTTCATGACATGAAGGCCGGCGAAGGCAAAAGCTTCTATCCGCTGCCAATGACGCAAGGCGAAGGCTTGAACGGCTTCTTTAACGACTATGACGATTTAACCCTGGGCTTCCCTCCGATCGGCGTCAAAGCGGACGACGCATCGCGCACGGTTGTCTCCGTGCTGGAACAGCCTGATGTTGTGGCTAATCTGAAGCTGCTGCATCAATGGTACCAGGATGGCATCATCAACCCGGATGCGCCGACGAAGACGGAGAACGACAAAGGCAGACCGTTCTTTGCGGCCCAGGCATTCCCGGGAGCCGAGATCAGCTGGCAGATCAATGACGCCATCGAGAAGTACGATATGGTTCAGCATTACGGGCCGATCTATACCACCAGTACGATTCAAGGCTCGCTGAACGCGATTTCGGCGAATTCCAAGTATAAGAAGGAAGCCTTGAAATACCTCGAGTTGGTGAATACGGATCCTAAACTTCGCAATATGCTGGCATTCGGCGAGTTGGGCGTGGATTACAACAACGTCGATGGCGAAAAAGTGATTGAGCGTACATCCGATACTTGGCCGCTTGCGGCTTACACGCAAGGCACGTTCTTTAATCTGGCGGTTACGAAAGGCGCTCCTGAAGATCAATGGGAGCAGGTTAAAAAGCTGAACGATGCAGCGACCTCCTCCACCGTCCTCGGCTTTGCGCTGGACATCACCGATCTTCAGACCGAAGTGGCCAACTGCCAGGCCGTGTGGGATAAATACAAATATGAAATCATTACAGGAGCATCCGATCCGGAGAAAGTGATACCGAAGGTCACCGCTGAATTAAAGTCGGCCGGCATGGATACGATCATGCAAGCCGCCCAAGAGCAGATCAATAATTACTTCAAGTAA
- a CDS encoding carbohydrate ABC transporter permease — MTSKSTYQTGLEKFNRTNKAVNLLFNLIFILLALLCVIPVIVVLSISFSSEESIRETGYHLLPVAMSAEAYVYIIKQGTMILRALGVSALVTVVGTVLGVLLTASMGYVLSRPNYKLRGFLTWVVFIPMVFNGGLVSSYFINTNLLGLKDSIWALILPLAVSSFNVIICKTFFKSTIPDGLIESAEIDGASQLRIFFSIIMPISLPVIATIGLFLCFAYWNDWFQSMLYIDNQNLYSLQALLNSLMSNVDALAKNAASMGVSYAMLVATMPKESARMAVAILIVLPVAFAYPFFQKYFISGLTVGAVKG; from the coding sequence ATGACATCGAAATCTACTTATCAGACAGGCCTTGAGAAGTTTAACCGCACGAACAAAGCCGTCAATCTTTTGTTCAACCTGATCTTCATTCTGTTGGCGCTGCTCTGCGTCATACCTGTAATCGTTGTCCTGTCCATCTCCTTCTCCAGCGAGGAGTCCATCCGTGAGACCGGATATCATCTGCTGCCGGTTGCCATGTCGGCCGAGGCTTACGTCTACATCATCAAGCAGGGAACGATGATTCTGCGGGCCCTCGGCGTATCCGCCCTCGTGACCGTGGTCGGTACCGTGCTCGGGGTGCTGCTGACCGCCTCCATGGGTTACGTTCTCTCTCGCCCCAACTATAAGCTGCGGGGATTTCTGACCTGGGTGGTATTCATTCCGATGGTATTCAACGGCGGCTTGGTATCCAGCTACTTCATCAACACGAATTTGCTGGGACTGAAAGATAGCATCTGGGCGCTGATTCTCCCGCTCGCCGTTTCATCGTTCAACGTCATCATATGCAAAACCTTTTTCAAAAGCACGATTCCCGACGGGCTGATCGAATCAGCCGAAATCGACGGCGCGAGCCAGCTGCGAATCTTCTTCTCCATCATCATGCCGATCTCGCTGCCGGTCATCGCCACCATCGGACTGTTTCTCTGCTTTGCTTACTGGAACGACTGGTTCCAATCGATGCTGTATATCGACAACCAGAACCTGTATTCCCTGCAAGCGCTGCTCAACAGCCTAATGAGCAATGTGGACGCACTCGCGAAGAATGCAGCGAGTATGGGCGTAAGCTACGCCATGCTCGTCGCAACGATGCCGAAGGAATCCGCCCGCATGGCGGTCGCCATTCTCATCGTGCTGCCTGTAGCATTCGCCTACCCTTTCTTCCAGAAGTATTTTATTTCCGGATTGACGGTCGGCGCCGTGAAGGGCTAA
- a CDS encoding ABC transporter permease: protein MSSQAEPKKRKRLRMRWHKQDTELTLLALPTTIWYILFSFLPMFGIIIAFKNFKISGGFLSNVFNSPWIGLKNFEFLFKSNDAWIIIRNTIGYNIVFIVLGIVLPVLFAIMIGLLHSRKASKVYQTMMFLPYFLSWVVVSAVGWAFLSFDKGIVNQMLVSMGSDPINWYMEPKYWPFFLILLNVWKGLGYGMVIYLATITSIDSTYYEAAVIDGASIWQQTRFITLPMLKLVIVMMFILAVGRIFYTDFGLFFQVTRDSNSLFNVATTIDVMVYKQLKTATVGMASAAAFVQSVLGCATILAANWIVRRIDPDSAMM, encoded by the coding sequence ATGAGCTCTCAAGCCGAACCCAAAAAACGAAAGCGCTTACGAATGCGCTGGCACAAGCAGGATACGGAATTGACCCTCTTGGCGCTGCCAACCACGATCTGGTACATCCTGTTTAGTTTCTTACCGATGTTCGGGATCATTATCGCCTTCAAAAATTTCAAGATTAGCGGCGGGTTCTTGAGCAACGTGTTCAACAGCCCTTGGATCGGGCTCAAAAACTTCGAATTTCTGTTCAAGTCGAATGACGCCTGGATCATTATTCGAAACACGATAGGATACAATATTGTGTTTATTGTGCTGGGGATCGTTCTGCCCGTCCTGTTCGCGATCATGATCGGCCTCCTCCACAGCCGCAAAGCCAGCAAAGTTTATCAGACGATGATGTTCCTCCCCTATTTCCTATCGTGGGTCGTCGTATCCGCCGTAGGCTGGGCGTTCCTGAGCTTCGATAAAGGGATCGTCAATCAAATGCTCGTCTCGATGGGCAGCGATCCCATTAACTGGTATATGGAGCCGAAGTATTGGCCGTTTTTTCTGATTCTCTTGAATGTCTGGAAGGGCCTGGGCTATGGCATGGTCATCTATCTGGCGACCATCACGAGCATAGACAGCACCTATTATGAAGCAGCCGTCATCGATGGCGCGTCCATTTGGCAGCAGACAAGATTCATTACGCTGCCCATGCTCAAGCTGGTGATCGTCATGATGTTCATACTGGCGGTAGGGCGCATATTTTACACCGATTTCGGTTTGTTCTTTCAGGTCACGCGAGACTCCAATTCGCTGTTCAACGTGGCGACAACGATCGATGTCATGGTGTATAAACAACTGAAAACGGCCACCGTGGGCATGGCATCCGCAGCCGCTTTCGTACAGTCTGTTCTGGGATGCGCTACGATTCTGGCCGCTAACTGGATCGTTCGCCGAATCGATCCCGATAGCGCGATGATGTAA
- a CDS encoding short chain dehydrogenase: MKVVIIGASGTIGRAVAKELEKNHEIVHAGRNGFDAQVDITSVNSIKDMYKKIGKVDAVISATGGAHFGPIAELTPELNEIGIESKLKGQINLVLLGLDYMNDGGSFTLTTGIMMDDPIPQGASAAMANGGVKAFVKSAAIEMPRGIRINSVSPNVLVESLDKYGEFFPGFEAVPAARVALAYKKSVEGAQTGQNYEVY; this comes from the coding sequence ATGAAGGTAGTAATCATTGGCGCAAGCGGCACGATCGGACGAGCAGTCGCTAAAGAATTAGAAAAAAATCACGAAATCGTACATGCTGGACGAAACGGCTTCGATGCCCAAGTGGATATTACTTCCGTCAACAGCATTAAAGACATGTATAAAAAAATCGGAAAAGTGGATGCGGTCATCAGCGCAACAGGCGGTGCGCATTTTGGTCCTATTGCAGAATTGACGCCGGAGCTAAATGAGATTGGCATTGAAAGCAAACTTAAGGGTCAAATTAATCTAGTCCTTCTAGGACTGGATTATATGAATGACGGAGGAAGCTTTACCTTAACAACCGGAATTATGATGGATGATCCCATTCCTCAGGGCGCATCGGCGGCCATGGCAAACGGCGGTGTCAAGGCTTTCGTTAAATCCGCAGCCATTGAAATGCCAAGGGGAATTCGCATAAACAGCGTAAGCCCTAATGTTTTAGTGGAGTCCTTAGATAAATACGGCGAGTTTTTCCCGGGCTTTGAAGCCGTGCCGGCCGCACGTGTAGCGCTTGCGTATAAAAAGAGTGTGGAAGGGGCTCAAACCGGGCAAAACTATGAAGTTTATTAA
- a CDS encoding M20 family metallopeptidase, producing the protein MSFKEQYEEIAGVGQTIFDNPELGYKEFKTNQTVVDFLKKVNPDIELQSFSTTGLRTTLGGGKPLNIAFIAELDAVYAPTHWRSDEATGAAHNCGHYTQVAIALALYKHYFESKAYDALDYSLTFIFIPAEEYLDLAYRDELLGSGKISYYGGKPEAMKLGVFDDIDIGLCVHAMGGEFAERTIEINCDLAGFLYKHYTFTGKATHAGFDPFSAKNAYSMSTLFNVALGLSRQQMKDSEKVRMNPIVLESDMSTNVIPNRITVGSDLRTQSVDYMKEAASKMDDAARGSALALQGEVEIKTQMGYLPFVQDRYLSEFVLEAFQDNEEISRIWNNNAISAAGDIGDLAFMMPCIQIGYSGFTGTIHGDDFKDIDPEFIYEVFPRFITQVLERMSGRIDRSKLYRRTFAEYEQLLASIVGSH; encoded by the coding sequence ATGAGTTTTAAAGAACAGTACGAAGAAATTGCAGGTGTAGGACAGACCATATTCGATAACCCTGAGCTTGGCTACAAGGAATTTAAAACCAATCAAACGGTAGTGGATTTTCTGAAAAAGGTTAATCCGGATATCGAGCTGCAATCATTCAGCACAACCGGCCTTCGGACAACGCTTGGCGGCGGCAAGCCGCTGAACATCGCGTTTATCGCGGAGCTTGATGCGGTATATGCTCCAACCCATTGGCGATCGGACGAGGCAACGGGTGCGGCACACAATTGCGGTCATTATACGCAGGTGGCGATTGCCCTAGCTTTATACAAGCATTATTTCGAGTCCAAGGCGTACGACGCTTTGGATTATAGTCTAACGTTTATTTTTATTCCCGCCGAGGAGTATTTGGATCTCGCTTACAGGGACGAGCTGCTCGGAAGCGGCAAGATCTCCTATTACGGAGGAAAACCCGAAGCGATGAAACTCGGCGTGTTCGACGATATCGACATCGGGCTGTGCGTACACGCCATGGGAGGAGAGTTTGCCGAGCGCACGATCGAAATCAACTGCGACCTGGCCGGATTCTTATATAAGCATTACACGTTTACCGGAAAAGCAACCCACGCCGGTTTCGATCCCTTCTCCGCCAAAAATGCCTACAGCATGTCGACCCTGTTCAATGTGGCGTTAGGCCTCAGCAGGCAGCAGATGAAGGACAGCGAGAAGGTCCGCATGAACCCGATCGTCCTGGAGTCCGACATGTCGACAAACGTCATTCCCAATCGGATTACGGTTGGCAGCGATCTGCGCACCCAGTCGGTGGACTACATGAAGGAAGCGGCCTCCAAGATGGACGATGCGGCCAGGGGCAGCGCGCTGGCCCTTCAAGGCGAGGTCGAGATTAAGACGCAGATGGGATATTTGCCGTTCGTTCAGGACCGGTATTTGTCCGAGTTCGTGCTGGAGGCGTTCCAGGATAACGAGGAGATCTCGCGTATTTGGAACAACAACGCCATCAGCGCTGCAGGAGACATTGGGGATTTAGCCTTCATGATGCCCTGCATTCAAATCGGCTACAGCGGCTTTACTGGAACGATCCACGGCGACGATTTCAAGGATATCGATCCGGAATTTATTTATGAAGTGTTCCCGAGATTTATAACGCAGGTGCTGGAGCGCATGAGCGGACGCATCGACCGTTCGAAGCTGTACCGCCGCACATTCGCCGAATACGAGCAGCTCCTTGCTTCGATCGTTGGCTCCCATTAA
- a CDS encoding DUF3100 domain-containing protein: MKLKLQYLYLLAFVLIVIAVAEFIGIQSIRVGSVKISLLPLVFAILITMVLGLSIFRKGLMKKIYSKENVGFSSKYLIFIMLPLMARYGADVAPRLEEILKVGWVFIIQEIGNLGTILLGLPIAILLGLRREAIGATLGLGREGELAYISEKYTLDSDEGRGVLSLYIIGTLFGTLFFSILAPVMVAAGFSIEALAMSSGVGSASMMTGSSSALIAHSPEMTETINGYAAASQLLTSFLGTYTMVFLAVPLQRFMYKLMVRGEKK, from the coding sequence ATGAAGTTAAAACTACAGTATCTCTATTTGCTTGCATTCGTGCTCATTGTTATAGCGGTTGCCGAATTTATCGGCATTCAGTCCATCCGGGTCGGCTCCGTGAAAATAAGCCTGCTTCCACTCGTATTCGCCATTTTGATCACGATGGTGCTCGGCTTGTCGATATTCCGGAAAGGCTTGATGAAGAAAATTTACAGTAAGGAAAACGTCGGTTTCTCCAGCAAGTATCTGATCTTTATTATGCTGCCGCTCATGGCGAGATACGGCGCCGACGTTGCTCCTAGATTAGAAGAAATCTTAAAAGTAGGCTGGGTATTCATCATACAGGAAATCGGCAACCTGGGGACGATTCTGCTCGGACTTCCCATCGCCATCCTGCTCGGCCTGAGAAGGGAAGCCATCGGCGCTACGCTTGGACTTGGAAGGGAAGGGGAACTCGCTTACATCTCCGAGAAGTATACGCTCGACTCCGACGAAGGCCGCGGGGTACTGTCCCTCTATATTATCGGTACCCTATTCGGCACGCTGTTCTTCAGCATTCTGGCGCCGGTCATGGTTGCCGCCGGCTTCTCGATCGAAGCGCTGGCGATGTCCTCCGGGGTCGGTTCCGCCAGCATGATGACAGGCTCTTCTTCCGCGTTAATCGCCCATTCTCCTGAGATGACGGAGACCATTAACGGATACGCTGCTGCGAGCCAGCTGCTTACCAGCTTTCTCGGAACGTATACGATGGTATTTCTCGCGGTTCCGCTGCAGCGGTTTATGTACAAATTAATGGTCAGAGGTGAAAAGAAATGA
- a CDS encoding ABC transporter permease, with the protein MRAILTLCWGNIRKRKLQNALIALLIALSALLVGTAFTVLMNTENVFEERHTAAQGAHEIINMTRGLHDERMVADWWSTQEGVTASSLIPYKPWTGLVYNGQELPNLYLYMIDTPPMPHGVNHPLPGAGPAQLTVPEAGTVWVPTSLAYKYDMEVGDELVFTAGAAPVQFTIGAIVIDLSHGGPFTTTARIWMNEADYLSTMGGLSTPEQYLVSLRYAHPEQSGEYWQRFEEALGSPFLEERVSFAELSAFYFIMNKVIGFVMSFLGLVMIAVALLTIGFTITDTILANYRTIGILKSIGMTSERIIVTYMLQYGLITVIALIPALIGSRLLSDIIIKNSLSFLKSEAAPVSVQALGVAIWTGIGMLIIILLCVVLYAAKTRHIEPIQAIRYGMSESSHTHAHGHGTGTRLLDRWSVPAVIGWKHVTGNKKGAALVFLLMSITAAVLVFGTLLVTSVYRISETSAQWGYDDADIAIMVINADGMDRTELQSYIEKDPRVLSLNWSGSAIGVVAQADGTQPTFSLPLTVVEGSMDEMGLASLTGRNPVLPNEITIGVNIARKLNKDIGDAVTIYIEGKPHQLLITGTFQSISNLSNIARITSDLVGHINPDAGFVQLRNQADSDEFVRQLNQRYGPVIQALKQEVLLDSVFKEATAVLLIPMSLLALLFLTVTCLIVYSTCRLHIRKETKTYGIYASLGLTASDIRRALTSGIAGVAALGTLVGMVCGVYALPAVLRGLLSAYGIVKVPLVMEWPLAIVLTLIALAIAVSGCWLASRALDRTSLRVLVTDS; encoded by the coding sequence ATGCGTGCCATATTGACGCTGTGCTGGGGGAACATTCGCAAACGAAAATTGCAAAACGCGCTGATCGCATTGCTCATTGCGCTATCTGCTCTATTAGTCGGCACCGCTTTCACGGTCTTGATGAATACGGAAAATGTATTCGAAGAGCGCCATACGGCTGCTCAAGGTGCCCATGAAATCATAAATATGACCCGCGGGCTGCATGATGAACGCATGGTTGCCGATTGGTGGTCAACCCAGGAGGGGGTGACCGCCTCCAGCCTTATTCCTTACAAGCCTTGGACCGGCTTGGTCTATAACGGGCAAGAACTGCCCAATCTTTATCTGTATATGATCGATACGCCTCCGATGCCGCATGGGGTCAATCATCCGCTCCCCGGCGCCGGACCGGCTCAACTGACCGTTCCGGAAGCCGGAACCGTCTGGGTGCCCACCTCGCTCGCCTACAAATACGACATGGAAGTCGGCGATGAATTGGTGTTCACCGCCGGGGCTGCCCCGGTACAATTCACGATCGGCGCTATCGTTATTGACCTGTCACATGGCGGCCCCTTCACCACCACTGCCCGCATCTGGATGAACGAAGCGGACTACCTTTCGACCATGGGCGGCTTGTCCACGCCGGAGCAGTACCTGGTGTCGCTTCGCTATGCGCATCCCGAACAAAGCGGGGAGTACTGGCAGCGCTTTGAGGAGGCGCTCGGATCGCCGTTTTTGGAAGAACGCGTTTCGTTTGCCGAGCTGTCCGCCTTTTACTTTATCATGAACAAAGTGATCGGCTTCGTCATGAGTTTCCTCGGATTGGTCATGATTGCTGTCGCCTTGCTTACGATCGGCTTTACGATCACGGACACGATCCTGGCCAATTACCGCACGATCGGCATTCTCAAATCCATCGGCATGACCTCCGAACGCATCATCGTCACCTATATGCTGCAGTACGGCTTGATTACCGTTATCGCCTTGATCCCTGCCCTGATCGGCAGTCGACTGCTGTCGGATATCATCATTAAGAATTCCTTATCCTTCCTCAAATCCGAGGCGGCGCCAGTGTCCGTGCAGGCGCTGGGGGTCGCAATCTGGACCGGCATCGGCATGCTGATCATCATCCTCTTGTGCGTTGTCCTCTATGCAGCCAAAACGCGCCATATCGAGCCGATTCAGGCGATCCGCTACGGCATGTCGGAGTCTTCGCATACCCATGCCCATGGACATGGAACCGGCACAAGGCTGCTGGACCGATGGTCCGTACCCGCCGTCATCGGATGGAAGCATGTGACCGGCAACAAAAAAGGGGCGGCGCTGGTCTTTCTGTTGATGAGCATTACCGCGGCGGTGCTCGTCTTTGGCACCCTGCTGGTAACGAGCGTCTATCGCATCAGCGAAACCTCGGCCCAGTGGGGCTACGACGATGCGGATATCGCCATCATGGTGATCAACGCTGACGGAATGGATCGTACAGAATTGCAATCTTATATCGAGAAGGATCCCCGGGTCCTCAGCCTGAACTGGTCCGGCTCGGCTATTGGAGTTGTTGCGCAAGCAGATGGCACTCAACCGACGTTCAGCCTCCCGCTGACCGTGGTGGAAGGCAGCATGGACGAGATGGGATTGGCCTCGCTGACAGGCCGGAACCCCGTGCTGCCTAACGAAATCACGATCGGAGTCAACATTGCACGCAAATTGAATAAAGATATTGGCGATGCCGTTACGATCTACATCGAAGGAAAACCGCATCAGCTGCTGATCACCGGCACGTTTCAGTCCATTTCCAACCTGTCGAATATCGCTCGGATCACATCGGACCTTGTCGGGCACATCAATCCGGACGCCGGGTTTGTTCAACTTCGGAACCAAGCGGATAGCGATGAGTTCGTGCGACAGCTGAATCAACGCTATGGTCCGGTGATCCAGGCCCTCAAGCAGGAAGTGCTCCTGGATTCCGTATTCAAGGAGGCCACGGCCGTGCTGCTCATTCCGATGAGTTTGCTGGCCCTTCTGTTCCTCACCGTCACTTGCCTGATCGTCTATAGTACTTGCCGCCTGCATATTCGCAAGGAAACGAAAACCTACGGCATTTACGCTTCGCTCGGCCTGACGGCATCAGACATCCGCCGCGCGTTGACAAGCGGCATTGCCGGAGTGGCTGCCCTCGGTACGCTGGTTGGCATGGTATGCGGAGTCTACGCGCTGCCAGCCGTACTGCGCGGCTTGCTGTCTGCCTACGGCATCGTCAAGGTGCCGCTGGTCATGGAGTGGCCGCTGGCGATTGTCCTGACGCTGATCGCTCTTGCCATTGCCGTCAGCGGCTGCTGGTTGGCTTCGCGAGCCCTTGACCGCACCTCCTTGCGAGTGCTGGTAACGGATTCTTGA